The nucleotide window GCGAGGTCGGCAACATTGCGGTCCGCGATGTCTGGCGCTTGTGCATGGAGCGGTTGATTGGTCCCCCGGCTTTTGGGCACCAGCTGCCCACCACCATACTGGTTTATCCGCGTCGGCGGGCCAACGATCTGCTGCTCACCCTCCTACATTATGTTCCCCTGAGGAAGTCGCTCGAACTCGACGTCCTCGAGGAAAGGATGAGCTTTGCCGACGAGAGACTCCTGGTGCGTGGAGCGTCCAGCGCCGTCCTGTTTCCTTCTGGCGAAGCGCTTCCGAAGGACGCTGCCGGTGCCTTCATTCTCCCGTCGAGGAAGGGCCGCTTGCTCGTGACTCTTCCTGGTTACTTCAACTCCTGAGCGATTTCCCCATGAAACGATTCCCCCAGATCGCCGCGTGCCTCGTCCTCGCCACTTGCTGCTTTGCGTCGTCCGCTGACAACACGAAGCCGCCGCTCCCCAGCGGCGTGCGGCTCAAGGAAGCCGCGGGCACCCTCTTGATTGGAGCGCGGCCGGATGGCGGATACCCGCGCCCTCAATCCTCCCGTGCAAACACCCTCGTGCTCGAACGGGAGTTTAGCGCCTTGCAGCCCACGTGGTGGGGAAACTGGGGCGGATGGAGCGGGCCTGGCCAGTACGACTTCGCCGGCATGAACGCCTGGATCAACTGGGGACACGAACGCGGGAAGAAGATCGTGGTCCACATGCTCGTGGGAGGGAACCAGTATATGCCTGAATGGCTGGTGAAGGGCTCGTTCAGACCGGCCGAACTGGACCAAATGATGGGCGCGATGATCAAGGCTGCCATCACGGGCAACGAGAATGACAGGAAGGTGCACACCTGGAATGTCGTCAACGAGGCGTTCGCCCACGAAGGTGAGCGAGGCTCGGAATACAAGCAGGACGCTGACAATCTTTGGCACCAACTCGGCTGGGAAGAGGATCGCTCAGGCCTCACAGGAGACGACAAAGTCGTCGATCGCCACCCTGCTTACATCGCAAAGGCCTTCCACTACGCACGCCAACATACGCGGGCCAAGCTCGAACTCCGCGAGAATGAGATGGAGTTTG belongs to Opitutaceae bacterium and includes:
- a CDS encoding endo-1,4-beta-xylanase; the encoded protein is MKRFPQIAACLVLATCCFASSADNTKPPLPSGVRLKEAAGTLLIGARPDGGYPRPQSSRANTLVLEREFSALQPTWWGNWGGWSGPGQYDFAGMNAWINWGHERGKKIVVHMLVGGNQYMPEWLVKGSFRPAELDQMMGAMIKAAITGNENDRKVHTWNVVNEAFAHEGERGSEYKQDADNLWHQLGWEEDRSGLTGDDKVVDRHPAYIAKAFHYARQHTRAKLELRENEMEFEPREKRLKLFYQLVKHLLESGVPLDAVGLQCHMYAWDDNRAYSMEGFKEVVARFRKLGLEVMVTEIDMVQSFNDPELQRRRYEEFVHACVEAGVSQLHFWGVRDGSDKGWFGDRKPLLFDESFAPKPAYYGVQAALLSRR